Proteins encoded together in one Kutzneria kofuensis window:
- a CDS encoding RNA polymerase sigma factor — MSGDFDDFFRTAYPRLMARAVLLCGNRADAEDAVAQAFAEVARNWDTASGYDAPEAYLHVTMTRKVFRLRRQRLRQEEVAALELPVSPYATPHEAWAAKEVLAVVAGLPPVQRAVLVHCCLDGMQQAEVAKLLGIKRGTVAAHLHKARAAVAKKLGLVAARTGDGLVTAARETQDRLIEALRDAERWLADGFAADHAVRERVRAAVDHAQPRRWWRRG, encoded by the coding sequence ATGAGCGGCGACTTCGACGACTTCTTCCGAACGGCCTATCCCCGGCTGATGGCCCGGGCCGTGTTGCTGTGCGGCAACCGGGCCGACGCCGAGGACGCGGTCGCCCAGGCGTTCGCCGAGGTCGCCCGCAACTGGGACACCGCGAGCGGCTACGACGCGCCGGAGGCGTACCTGCACGTGACCATGACCCGCAAGGTGTTCCGGCTGCGCCGGCAGCGGCTCCGGCAGGAGGAGGTGGCGGCGTTGGAGCTGCCGGTTTCCCCGTACGCGACGCCGCACGAGGCGTGGGCGGCCAAGGAGGTGCTGGCGGTGGTCGCCGGGCTGCCGCCGGTGCAGCGGGCCGTGCTGGTGCACTGCTGCCTCGACGGCATGCAGCAGGCGGAGGTGGCGAAGCTGCTGGGCATCAAGCGCGGCACGGTCGCGGCGCACCTGCACAAGGCCCGCGCGGCGGTGGCCAAGAAGCTGGGCCTGGTCGCGGCGCGAACGGGTGACGGGCTGGTGACCGCGGCGAGGGAAACGCAGGACCGGCTGATCGAAGCGTTGCGAGACGCCGAACGCTGGCTGGCGGACGGTTTCGCCGCGGACCACGCCGTCCGGGAGCGGGTGCGAGCCGCCGTGGACCACGCTCAGCCGCGGCGCTGGTGGAGGCGCGGATGA
- a CDS encoding TetR/AcrR family transcriptional regulator, translating into MSEAERAAPSGARADGKRKAIVEAALLAFLTEGFDVSMDRIAAAAGVSKVTVYNHFDSKENLFRAVVSGQLHDALSVVEQLVESRLGDSDDVRDELIKACRAWVTALTVPDMMALRTLVVAESKRFPELGETWLEHGPNRLHAVFATALTRLGQRGVLDIPDVELAVLQLSGLVLSPNLVYGAYGRTPAKKLADRLIVAGVDMFLSYYGVE; encoded by the coding sequence ATGAGCGAGGCGGAACGGGCGGCGCCGTCGGGCGCGCGAGCGGACGGCAAGCGCAAGGCCATCGTGGAGGCGGCGCTGCTGGCCTTCCTGACCGAGGGCTTCGACGTCAGCATGGACCGGATCGCGGCGGCGGCCGGCGTCTCCAAGGTCACCGTGTACAACCACTTCGACAGCAAGGAGAACCTGTTCCGGGCGGTCGTGTCCGGCCAGCTGCACGACGCGTTGTCGGTGGTGGAGCAGCTGGTGGAGTCCCGCCTCGGCGACTCCGACGACGTGCGCGACGAGCTGATCAAGGCCTGCCGGGCCTGGGTGACGGCCCTGACCGTGCCGGACATGATGGCGCTGCGCACCCTGGTCGTCGCCGAGTCGAAGCGGTTCCCGGAGCTGGGTGAGACCTGGCTGGAGCACGGCCCGAACCGGCTGCACGCGGTGTTCGCGACGGCGCTGACCCGGCTGGGCCAGCGCGGCGTCCTGGACATCCCCGACGTCGAGCTGGCGGTCCTCCAGCTCTCGGGCCTGGTGCTCTCCCCGAACCTGGTCTACGGGGCCTACGGCCGGACCCCGGCCAAGAAGCTGGCGGACCGCCTGATCGTCGCCGGCGTGGACATGTTCCTCAGCTACTACGGGGTGGAGTGA
- a CDS encoding amidohydrolase family protein, which produces MRVDVHAHLWSERYLELMAGLGVPTQAQRGLGAGSADEELAARFAQLDAAGVDLQVLSVPPVSPHVADEAAATRAARLVNDEYADVVAKHPERFRAFAALPLPHIDASLKELVHALDDLGMVGAAVTTSILGRGLGDPVFEPVYEELNRRGSVLYVHPAGEGAGAELIAGHNLTWSIGAPVEDTVAIMHLILAGIPSRYPDMKIIASHLGGALPMLLNRTDHQVPWEAPGTPELPSVAARRMWFDTVGHDHAPALRAAVETFGADRLVLGTDFPYQAKEEYQAAIDYVTRTVTPEQATAILDTNARELFGF; this is translated from the coding sequence ATGCGCGTCGATGTGCACGCCCACCTGTGGAGCGAGCGTTACCTGGAACTGATGGCCGGACTCGGCGTGCCGACGCAGGCCCAGCGCGGCCTCGGCGCCGGGTCGGCCGACGAGGAGCTGGCCGCACGGTTCGCGCAGCTCGACGCGGCCGGCGTCGACCTCCAGGTGCTGTCCGTCCCGCCCGTTTCGCCGCATGTCGCCGACGAGGCCGCCGCCACCCGCGCGGCTCGGCTCGTCAACGACGAGTACGCCGACGTCGTCGCCAAGCACCCCGAGCGGTTCCGCGCCTTCGCCGCCCTGCCGCTGCCGCACATCGACGCCTCGCTCAAGGAGCTCGTCCACGCCCTCGACGACCTCGGCATGGTCGGCGCCGCCGTCACCACGTCCATCCTCGGCCGCGGCCTCGGCGACCCCGTCTTCGAGCCCGTGTACGAGGAGCTCAACCGCCGTGGCAGCGTGCTGTACGTGCACCCCGCCGGCGAGGGCGCCGGGGCCGAGCTGATCGCCGGGCACAACCTCACCTGGTCCATCGGCGCCCCCGTCGAGGACACCGTCGCGATCATGCACCTCATCCTGGCCGGCATCCCCAGCCGCTACCCCGACATGAAGATCATCGCCTCGCATCTCGGCGGAGCGCTGCCGATGCTGCTCAACCGCACCGACCACCAGGTCCCGTGGGAGGCCCCCGGCACGCCGGAGCTGCCGAGCGTCGCCGCGCGCCGGATGTGGTTCGACACCGTCGGGCACGACCACGCCCCGGCGCTGCGGGCCGCTGTCGAAACCTTCGGCGCGGACCGCCTCGTGCTCGGCACCGACTTCCCGTACCAGGCCAAGGAGGAGTACCAGGCGGCCATCGACTACGTCACGCGCACAGTGACCCCCGAACAGGCGACGGCGATACTGGACACGAACGCCCGGGAGCTGTTCGGGTTCTAG
- a CDS encoding nitroreductase family protein yields the protein MELYDAMRTTPATREFTDEPVSDEVLRRMLDHARFAPSGGNRQGWRVVVLKDPVIRVRIRELYQLGWREYMAHVRRGLVPFAARDAGRWTGPAVDLEEARNIPAPNDFGDNLEHVPVLLLIVAELGVLAAVDNGLDRQGLIAGASVYPFCHNLLLAARNEGLGGVLTSVLARQEPAVKELLGIPDGFGLAGLLAIGHPRKVVTKLRRATVEEFTVVDRFDGPVF from the coding sequence GTGGAGCTTTACGACGCGATGCGCACCACTCCCGCCACCCGGGAGTTCACCGACGAGCCGGTGTCGGACGAGGTGCTGCGCCGGATGCTCGACCACGCCCGGTTCGCGCCCAGCGGCGGCAACCGTCAGGGCTGGCGGGTGGTCGTGCTCAAGGATCCGGTCATCCGCGTGCGTATTCGTGAGCTCTACCAGCTGGGCTGGCGCGAGTACATGGCCCACGTCCGCCGGGGCCTCGTGCCGTTCGCCGCCCGCGACGCCGGCCGCTGGACCGGTCCCGCCGTCGATCTCGAGGAAGCCCGAAACATCCCCGCCCCCAACGATTTCGGCGACAACCTGGAGCACGTGCCCGTCCTGCTCCTCATCGTCGCCGAGCTCGGCGTGCTCGCCGCCGTCGACAACGGCCTCGACCGGCAGGGTCTCATCGCCGGCGCCTCCGTCTACCCGTTCTGCCACAACCTCCTGCTCGCCGCCCGCAACGAGGGTCTCGGTGGCGTGCTCACCAGCGTGCTGGCCCGGCAGGAGCCCGCGGTGAAGGAGCTGCTCGGCATCCCTGACGGCTTCGGCCTCGCCGGCCTGCTGGCCATCGGCCACCCGCGCAAGGTCGTCACCAAGCTGCGGCGGGCGACGGTGGAGGAGTTCACGGTGGTGGACCGCTTCGACGGCCCGGTGTTCTAG
- a CDS encoding prolyl oligopeptidase family serine peptidase — translation MTSARVQTVVDTVFGQQLVDPYRWMEQGPELREWLLAQGEKTERHLAGLPLRAEFLARLTELTEDTVEITAFAMAGDRVFFLRQAGDLPVLVVREGDEERVILDPGTLGGDVHSSIDWYEPSPDGSLVVCGISQGGAEMGVAHVLDVATGELTPTGLAQSSHGYPVWLPDGSGFFCHRYPDPDPNLPADRRRDDSATWLQLIGHKEATVALRRGHNPTLPIGPLDRPYMLLPEGSELMFALISHRASGQSITEELTDSSLYAAPRSGIADLTTCEWRKIADPTDGFTAYAIHGDTLYLVTHKDAPRHEVQAWSLTDGTRRIVVPAGDRVVMGIRVIGDHLLIRDIDAGTARMRRIRLNGGPIEEVPLPAGGTVLQWSAHPDGKSALIVFSSWTQPPTAYRYDGELHDTGWIPRSPVDFGDIEVTQLRAPARDGVLVPLTVLHRKGLPLDGNNPALVTGYGSYGILLRRAFNPRLLPWLERGGVYALAGLRGGGEYGHEWHLAGQLLNKENTITDFIDCAEYLVETGYTRPERLAGDGGSAGGIPTGGALVRRPDLFAAMVSQVAVFNTTRMEFSENGPVNAPEFGTQTTEDGLRALLIVDSYLRVVDGTEYPAVLLTVGLNDPRVAAWQPAKMGARLQAATASDRPVLIRVEEHGGHGFGSTRDQRNALIADIYAFLADQLAR, via the coding sequence GTGACGAGCGCTCGGGTGCAGACCGTCGTGGACACGGTGTTCGGCCAGCAGCTGGTCGACCCGTACCGGTGGATGGAGCAGGGCCCGGAGCTCCGGGAGTGGCTGCTCGCCCAGGGCGAGAAGACCGAACGGCACCTCGCCGGCCTGCCCCTTCGGGCGGAGTTCCTGGCCCGCCTGACCGAGCTGACCGAGGACACCGTCGAGATCACCGCCTTCGCGATGGCCGGCGACCGCGTCTTCTTCCTGCGGCAGGCCGGCGACCTGCCGGTGCTCGTGGTCCGGGAGGGCGACGAGGAGCGAGTGATCCTCGACCCCGGCACGCTCGGCGGCGACGTGCACAGCAGCATCGACTGGTACGAACCGAGCCCGGACGGCAGCCTCGTCGTCTGCGGCATCTCGCAGGGCGGCGCCGAGATGGGCGTGGCCCACGTGCTGGACGTGGCCACCGGCGAGCTCACGCCGACCGGGCTGGCCCAGTCCTCGCACGGCTACCCGGTCTGGCTGCCCGACGGCTCCGGCTTCTTCTGCCACCGCTACCCGGATCCCGACCCGAACCTGCCGGCGGACCGGCGTCGCGACGACAGTGCCACCTGGTTGCAGCTGATCGGCCACAAGGAGGCCACGGTCGCCCTGCGCCGCGGCCACAACCCGACGCTGCCGATCGGGCCGCTCGACCGGCCGTACATGCTGCTGCCCGAGGGCTCCGAGCTGATGTTCGCGCTGATCTCGCACCGCGCCTCCGGCCAGTCGATCACCGAGGAGCTGACCGACTCCAGCCTGTACGCCGCGCCCAGGTCCGGGATCGCCGACCTGACGACGTGCGAGTGGCGCAAGATCGCCGACCCGACCGACGGCTTCACCGCCTACGCGATCCACGGCGACACTCTCTACCTCGTCACGCACAAGGACGCGCCGCGGCACGAGGTGCAGGCGTGGTCGCTGACCGACGGCACGCGCCGCATCGTGGTGCCCGCCGGCGACCGCGTCGTGATGGGCATCCGCGTCATCGGCGACCACCTGTTGATCCGGGACATCGACGCCGGCACCGCCCGAATGCGGCGTATCCGGTTGAACGGCGGCCCGATCGAGGAGGTGCCGCTGCCGGCCGGCGGCACCGTCCTGCAGTGGTCCGCCCACCCCGACGGCAAGTCGGCCCTGATCGTGTTCAGCTCTTGGACGCAGCCGCCGACGGCCTATCGCTACGACGGCGAGCTGCACGACACCGGCTGGATTCCGCGTTCGCCGGTGGACTTCGGCGACATCGAGGTCACGCAGCTGCGGGCGCCGGCCCGGGACGGCGTGCTGGTGCCGCTGACCGTGTTGCACCGCAAGGGACTTCCCCTCGACGGCAACAACCCGGCCCTGGTCACCGGCTACGGCTCGTACGGCATCCTGCTGCGCCGGGCGTTCAACCCCCGGCTGCTGCCGTGGCTGGAGCGCGGCGGCGTGTACGCGCTGGCCGGCCTGCGCGGCGGCGGCGAGTACGGCCACGAGTGGCACCTGGCCGGGCAGCTGCTGAACAAGGAGAACACCATCACCGACTTCATCGACTGCGCCGAGTACCTGGTCGAGACCGGCTACACCCGGCCGGAGCGGCTGGCCGGCGACGGCGGCAGCGCGGGCGGCATCCCCACCGGCGGCGCGCTGGTCCGGCGGCCGGACCTGTTCGCGGCGATGGTGTCGCAGGTCGCGGTGTTCAACACGACCCGGATGGAGTTCAGCGAGAACGGTCCGGTCAACGCGCCGGAGTTCGGCACGCAGACCACCGAGGACGGCCTGCGCGCGCTGCTGATCGTGGACAGCTACCTGCGGGTCGTCGACGGCACCGAGTACCCAGCGGTGTTGCTCACCGTCGGGCTGAACGACCCGCGGGTGGCGGCGTGGCAGCCGGCCAAGATGGGTGCACGGCTGCAGGCGGCAACCGCCTCCGACCGGCCGGTGCTGATCCGGGTGGAGGAGCACGGCGGCCACGGTTTCGGTTCCACCCGGGACCAGCGCAACGCCCTCATCGCCGACATCTATGCGTTCCTGGCGGACCAACTGGCCAGGTAG
- a CDS encoding amidohydrolase family protein, protein MGFIDVHHHAVPPRYAVALRGSTPIPGVDYPVWDPELSLKVMDDNGIDAAVLSITAPGVHFGGDPERTRLLAREVNEYFATLLSDRFGAFAILPLPDIEAAREELAYAIDQLGLDGVGVLTAYDNRYLGSPEFEPLLAEIAERGLAVHVHPATPAMADLATFDLPPSLYEFTFETTRTAASLLFNGVLDRLPDLRLILSHAGGTIPFLANRLTYGPTIGAHLAERAPSDVLGTLRRLHFDIAMSANRFTLPSLAAFADPANVLFGSDFPFMPVSTTEETVAGLAESREWTGAQKAAIGRDNALRLLPRLAARLTPPRSS, encoded by the coding sequence ATGGGTTTCATCGACGTGCACCACCACGCCGTCCCGCCGCGCTACGCCGTCGCGCTGCGCGGCAGCACCCCGATCCCGGGCGTCGACTACCCGGTCTGGGACCCGGAGTTGAGCCTGAAGGTCATGGACGACAACGGGATCGACGCCGCGGTGCTGTCGATCACCGCGCCCGGCGTGCACTTCGGCGGCGACCCCGAGCGGACCCGGCTGCTGGCCCGCGAGGTCAACGAGTACTTCGCCACGCTGCTGTCCGACCGGTTCGGGGCGTTCGCCATCCTGCCGTTGCCGGACATCGAGGCCGCGCGCGAGGAGCTGGCGTACGCGATCGACCAGCTGGGCCTGGACGGCGTCGGCGTCCTGACCGCCTACGACAACCGGTATCTCGGCTCGCCGGAGTTCGAGCCGCTGCTGGCGGAGATCGCCGAGCGCGGGCTGGCCGTGCACGTCCACCCGGCCACGCCGGCGATGGCCGACCTGGCCACCTTCGACCTGCCGCCGTCGCTGTACGAGTTCACCTTCGAGACCACACGGACCGCGGCGAGCCTGCTGTTCAACGGAGTTCTCGACCGGCTGCCGGACCTCAGGCTGATCCTGTCGCACGCCGGCGGCACGATTCCGTTCCTGGCCAACCGGTTGACGTACGGCCCGACGATCGGCGCCCACCTGGCCGAGCGGGCGCCGAGCGACGTGCTGGGCACGCTGCGCCGGCTGCACTTCGACATCGCCATGTCCGCCAACCGGTTCACGCTGCCGTCGCTGGCCGCGTTCGCCGATCCGGCGAACGTGCTGTTCGGCAGCGACTTCCCGTTCATGCCGGTGTCCACGACCGAGGAGACCGTGGCCGGGCTGGCCGAGAGCCGGGAGTGGACGGGCGCACAGAAGGCCGCCATCGGCCGGGACAACGCGCTGCGGCTGCTGCCCCGGCTGGCGGCGAGACTCACTCCACCCCGTAGTAGCTGA